A window of Desulfuromonas sp. contains these coding sequences:
- a CDS encoding SLBB domain-containing protein, translating into MKNIVFLSLFLTFLLSAGSALSAERGYRVGDGDVLKVTVYDHPDLTTTARISSSGTILFPLIGQLQVGGMTGEKVAGKISNYLEDGFIVNPQVYVFVEDFRSNKAIINGQVRKPGLYELSGPTALSELISKAGGLGAEAGDTITIKRKISSQGKEEKLLSVSLKSLMGEGNASLDIPIMDGDSVFVARAGIVYVTGQVTKPNAYTMDEKTSVIKAITMAGGFSELAAKGKVKIIRKVGGSERMLENVSMHMAVLPEDVIVVPESFF; encoded by the coding sequence ATGAAAAATATCGTATTCTTGTCATTGTTTTTGACCTTTCTGCTCTCTGCGGGATCTGCACTGTCGGCTGAGAGGGGTTATCGGGTGGGTGACGGGGACGTTCTCAAGGTTACGGTCTACGACCACCCGGACCTCACGACCACTGCCCGGATCAGCAGTAGCGGTACGATTCTCTTTCCGCTGATTGGTCAATTGCAGGTCGGCGGGATGACCGGTGAGAAGGTCGCTGGGAAAATTTCTAATTATCTGGAAGACGGTTTTATTGTCAATCCCCAAGTTTATGTTTTTGTTGAAGATTTTAGAAGCAACAAGGCGATTATCAATGGACAGGTGAGAAAGCCCGGCCTTTACGAACTAAGTGGTCCAACGGCACTTTCCGAATTGATATCCAAAGCCGGAGGATTGGGGGCGGAGGCCGGGGACACCATCACAATAAAGAGAAAGATCTCTTCGCAGGGCAAGGAGGAGAAACTCCTTTCGGTCAGTTTGAAGAGCCTTATGGGAGAGGGGAATGCCAGCTTGGACATCCCCATAATGGACGGTGACAGCGTTTTTGTTGCGAGGGCAGGAATCGTTTATGTAACAGGGCAGGTAACCAAGCCGAATGCATACACAATGGATGAGAAGACATCGGTCATTAAGGCCATTACCATGGCGGGGGGGTTCTCGGAGTTAGCTGCTAAGGGGAAGGTGAAAATCATCAGGAAAGTAGGGGGGTCCGAGAGGATGTTGGAAAATGTTTCCATGCACATGGCGGTGCTTCCTGAAGACGTGATTGTGGTGCCAGAGAGTTTTTTCTGA